The following coding sequences lie in one Lolium perenne isolate Kyuss_39 chromosome 2, Kyuss_2.0, whole genome shotgun sequence genomic window:
- the LOC127335172 gene encoding MLP-like protein 423 — MASKVELVVEVKSAADKLWTALRDSTELFPKIFPEQYKSIETVEGDGKSVGTVRLLKYAEGVPLVTFAKEKVEVADDEKKVVSYSVVDGELVSFYTNFRVTVQVTPSTKEGEGAVVNWTMVFDKASEQVPEPDVIKETAAKTFHDLDDYLLKN; from the exons ATGGCGTCCAAGGTCGAGCTGGTGGTGGAGGTGAAGTCGGCGGCGGACAAGCTGTGGACGGCGCTGCGTGATTCGACGGAGCTGTTCCCCAAGATCTTCCCCGAGCAGTACAAGAGCATCGAGACCGTCGAGGGCGACGGCAAGTCCGTCGGCACCGTCCGCCTCCTCAAGTACGCCGAGG GGGTTCCGCTGGTGACGTTCgccaaggagaaggtggaggtggCGGACGACGAGAAGAAGGTGGTGTCGTACAGCGTGGTGGACGGCGAGCTCGTCAGCTTCTACACCAACTTCAGGGTCACGGTGCAGGTCACCCCCAGCACCAAGGAAGGCGAAGGCGCGGTGGTGAACTGGACCATGGTCTTCGACAAGGCCAGCGAGCAGGTGCCCGAGCCGGACGTCATCAAGGAGACCGCCGCCAAGACCTTCCACGACCTCGACGACTACCTCCTCAAGAATTAG